A window of the Cystobacter fuscus genome harbors these coding sequences:
- a CDS encoding TauD/TfdA family dioxygenase: MSQSEVVHFEVVDSERNAPLLARCTARGTRLAPWVEANRELLDGHLRTHGAILFRGFEVRAQRDFEEFSEQLSPARLSYVYRSTPRSSVGANVYTATEYPPPEVIPLHCENAYQRDWPMKLMFYCAQPAVKGGATTLASIRRVTQRLGPELLQRFAERKVMYVRNYGSGVDLPWEVVFQTKERSEVERFCQEQGIDFEWKQDGGLRTRQVCQGVAEHPQTGETLWFNQAHLFHVSSVGAAARQSLQELFGEEGLPRNARFGDGSPIPEEVLEQVREAFRVECIEYPWQRGDVLLVDNMLAAHGRSPYSGPRRVLVAMSEPYSAARRQARA; the protein is encoded by the coding sequence ATGAGTCAGAGTGAGGTCGTCCACTTCGAGGTGGTTGATTCCGAGCGCAACGCGCCGCTGCTCGCGCGCTGTACGGCGCGGGGAACGCGGCTCGCGCCATGGGTGGAGGCGAACCGTGAGCTGCTCGACGGGCACCTGCGCACCCATGGGGCCATCCTGTTCCGCGGCTTCGAGGTGCGGGCCCAGCGCGACTTCGAGGAGTTCAGTGAGCAGCTCTCTCCCGCCCGCTTGAGCTACGTGTACCGCTCCACGCCGCGCTCGTCGGTCGGCGCGAACGTCTACACGGCCACCGAGTACCCTCCGCCGGAGGTCATCCCGCTGCACTGCGAGAACGCGTACCAGCGGGACTGGCCGATGAAGCTGATGTTCTACTGCGCCCAGCCCGCCGTGAAGGGTGGGGCGACGACGCTCGCGTCCATCCGCCGGGTCACGCAGCGCCTCGGGCCGGAGCTGCTTCAGCGGTTCGCGGAGCGGAAGGTGATGTACGTCCGCAACTACGGCAGTGGTGTCGATCTCCCCTGGGAGGTCGTGTTCCAGACGAAGGAGCGCTCGGAGGTGGAGCGGTTCTGCCAGGAGCAGGGCATCGACTTCGAGTGGAAGCAGGACGGCGGACTGAGGACCCGTCAGGTGTGCCAGGGCGTGGCGGAGCATCCCCAGACGGGGGAGACGCTCTGGTTCAACCAGGCGCACCTGTTCCACGTCTCGAGCGTCGGGGCCGCGGCGCGGCAGTCGCTCCAGGAGCTCTTCGGGGAGGAGGGGCTGCCGCGCAATGCGCGCTTCGGCGATGGCTCGCCCATTCCGGAAGAGGTGCTCGAACAGGTGCGCGAGGCCTTCCGCGTGGAGTGCATCGAGTACCCCTGGCAGCGGGGCGACGTGCTCCTGGTGGACAACATGCTCGCGGCCCATGGCCGCTCCCCGTACAGCGGGCCCCGCCGGGTGCTGGTCGCGATGTCCGAGCCGTACTCCGCGGCCCGGCGGCAGGCCAGGGCCTGA
- a CDS encoding MBL fold metallo-hydrolase yields MSDSQVYVKPNLVIEPLFNQWYAWSYLIPPATAAMLTANQHVKIMKSYVQNPRLHMAAVKQPGMLGGPVIDYETDRSADVRELLKRTQASLGDLIQLAEAIAEATALVEREAVGYSMDALYAKLPDCLRGFVELTYDGSNRPGLRLLEGLLYRSRYYRRDLQSLMLYPIEQDHRPFILSTPRLEQPDRLHLPLSFDHPGIDTLFRMQRTPGTAAGLYEALGVTPEQRPLVDGLLTPTPPRRTPRYDGDQPRVRYFGHACLLFESRETSILLDPFISYEYPSDVRRFSFQDLPDTIDYVVLTHNHQDHVLFEALLQLRHRVNTLVVPRGGGDALLDPSMKLMFKQLGFKNVVELEEMDALEIPGGSITGIPFMGEHGDLDIRSKIGHLINLQGRRALCVTDSANLDGRMYRHVHEAIGDVDTLFLGMECEGAPQSWLYGPLLTRKLERNMDQSRRLNGSDCQRGMELVHQFSARNVFIYAMGQEPWLNYVASIHYTAQSKPIVESDRLLAQCREERIAAERLFGHKEFPL; encoded by the coding sequence ATGAGTGACAGTCAGGTGTACGTGAAGCCGAACCTGGTGATCGAACCACTGTTCAACCAGTGGTACGCCTGGTCGTATCTGATACCGCCCGCGACCGCGGCCATGCTCACCGCGAATCAGCACGTGAAGATCATGAAGTCCTACGTGCAGAACCCGCGGCTGCACATGGCGGCGGTCAAACAGCCGGGGATGCTCGGGGGACCGGTCATCGACTACGAGACCGACCGCAGCGCGGACGTGCGAGAGCTGCTCAAGCGCACCCAGGCCTCGCTCGGGGACCTCATCCAGTTGGCCGAGGCGATCGCGGAGGCCACGGCTCTCGTCGAGCGCGAGGCCGTGGGCTACTCGATGGATGCGCTGTACGCGAAGCTGCCGGACTGCCTCCGGGGCTTCGTCGAGCTCACCTACGACGGCTCGAACCGCCCCGGACTGCGCCTGCTCGAGGGGTTGCTCTACCGCAGCCGGTACTACCGGCGGGATCTGCAGAGCCTCATGCTGTACCCCATCGAGCAGGATCACCGGCCCTTCATCCTGAGCACGCCGCGGCTCGAGCAGCCGGATCGGCTCCACCTCCCGTTGTCCTTCGACCACCCGGGAATCGACACGCTCTTCCGGATGCAGCGCACTCCGGGGACCGCCGCCGGACTCTATGAGGCGCTCGGCGTCACGCCGGAGCAGCGGCCGCTGGTGGATGGACTGCTCACCCCGACGCCGCCGCGGCGCACGCCCCGCTACGACGGAGACCAGCCGCGGGTCCGGTATTTCGGCCACGCCTGTCTGCTGTTCGAGAGCCGCGAGACCTCCATCCTGCTGGATCCGTTCATCAGCTACGAGTACCCGAGCGACGTCCGGCGCTTCTCGTTCCAGGACCTGCCCGACACGATCGACTACGTCGTGCTGACCCACAACCACCAGGATCACGTGTTGTTCGAGGCCCTGCTGCAACTGCGCCACCGGGTGAACACCCTGGTTGTCCCGCGCGGCGGCGGCGACGCGCTCCTGGATCCCTCCATGAAGCTCATGTTCAAGCAGCTCGGCTTCAAGAATGTCGTCGAGCTGGAGGAGATGGATGCGCTGGAGATTCCGGGTGGATCGATCACCGGCATCCCGTTCATGGGCGAGCACGGTGACCTCGACATCCGGAGCAAGATTGGCCACCTGATCAACCTCCAGGGCCGACGCGCGCTGTGCGTCACCGACAGCGCCAACCTGGACGGCCGGATGTATCGGCATGTCCACGAGGCCATCGGCGACGTGGACACGCTGTTCCTCGGGATGGAGTGCGAGGGGGCGCCGCAGTCCTGGCTGTACGGCCCCCTGCTCACGCGCAAGCTGGAACGGAACATGGACCAGAGCCGCCGACTCAACGGCTCCGACTGCCAGCGAGGCATGGAGCTCGTCCACCAGTTCTCCGCGCGCAACGTCTTCATCTACGCCATGGGACAGGAGCCCTGGTTGAACTACGTCGCCAGCATCCACTACACGGCCCAGTCGAAGCCGATCGTCGAGTCCGATCGGCTGCTGGCTCAGTGCCGTGAGGAGCGCATCGCGGCGGAGCGCCTGTTCGGCCACAAGGAGTTCCCGCTATGA